Below is a genomic region from Hyalangium minutum.
CCGGTGTGCCCGCCAAGCCCGCTGAACTGCGCGACACCTTCACCGACAAGCACCAGATCTTCATCCAGCTCGCGGATGGTTGGCGGCTCTCCGAAAGAGGGGAGATGCTGAACAAAGCGATGTTCTCCGGCTTGGAGATCCTCCAAGCCCCGAGCGACGCCCACGCGCTCCACCGCTTCGCCCACAACCACCTGTTGCTCTACCCGGAGACGTTTCCCCTGCTGCGCGCCTTTGCGCCCCCGGGCAGCGAGAAGTCCGCCCTGGACCGTTGGGCCGGCCACTTCTTCTTCTCGCGAAAGGTGAACAGCGTCACCATCGACTACATCGCTTGGGAACTCGAACACCTGCAAATCGTCCGCAAGGGCCAGGGATTCGAGCTGTTCAGGCCCGCGCCCGCAGTCATCGCGTACAACTTCGTCGACGCCTACCTCCAGGCTTCGGACATGCGGCTCGATTACGGCGTGCCCATCCAGGATATCGTCACGCAACTCAACATGTACTTCCGCGAGGCGCGCCGGTACCTGCTCTCACCGGATTGGCAAAGGGATCTGCGGCCCTCGGGAGGCCCTCTCATGAAGCGGGAGATGGGGGACTCCCAACTGCGCCTGGAGCGCGCGGACTTCCTGTGGCTCACGGAGCACTCGCTCGTCGAGCCCAGCTTGGTGGGGCGCGTGCTGCGCGAGATGAAGTCCTTCGCGGCCCTGCAGGCGCTGCGCGAGAAGCTCGAACCCATCCTCATCAAGAACACGCCCATCAACGAACACGATTACCTCTCGGCACTCTCTCCGGACGAGAACGAGCTTTCGCGATGAGCTTCTTCAACTCTCCCTTCAACTACATGGCCTCGCTGCAGCAGGCGGCGAGCGAGTTCAGCCCCACCGAGACGGAACAGCTGGTCCGCGGCTACCTGGAGGACTTGAGCCGTGCGGTCTCCGAAGACTCCTTCGATCCCACCGGAGGCGTGAACGCGCTCGTCTTTGGCGAGTGGGGTCACGGCAAGAGCCAGGTCATGTACCGCACCGCGGACCACCTGACGCGCCACCACCCGAAGGTGCTCACCGTCCGGATCATCGCGGCCCGGCTCGCTCCCCGCGACATCCTCGAGGCCGCTCTGTTCGACCTGAAACGCCAGTCCGGCACGCATGAGGAGGCCGAAGGGCTCCACCGGTCCATGGCGGAACTGGGCGACATGGCGGATGACGATCCCCACGCCCGGAAGATCGCGGCCAGGGCCCTGGCCAGCATGGCCTCGCACACCCAGCGTCTCCACACCGCCCTGCTCTTCGATGAGGCCGCGCAGACCTCGGGCATCGACTTCCAGGAGTTCCTGCGCGAGCTCGAGCAGGCTTTCTCGTCTACGCACAGTGTCCTCCACACCATGCAGTGCCACAGCCTGGCCACCCTGGATCGGGCGCGGCAGGTGGCGAATAACCTGGGGGACTGGGCACGATCCGCCCGGCAGATCCACCTGCCGTCGCTCCAGCTGGCTCAGGCCTATGATTTCTTCCGTACGCGTTTGGCCGCGCGCACCCATGACTCGCTGCTGGCCGAGCAGCTCATCCCTCCCGGCATCGCCAAGACGCTCTGCGCCGCAGCGGGTGGTAACCCCCGGCGGATGCTGCAGTACGCATCCCAGATCTGGGAAGCCTGCCATCGCCATGGCGAGCATCGGTTCACCGGGCGCCGCGTGCTCGAGGTCTTCCGCAGTGAAGCCGGTGTGGCGGCCGGCACCAGCCTGTTCATGGAAGCCCGCTTCCGACGCATCCTCGATCTACTGCCCCAGGAGTGGGGAAGCTTTGGGCAGAAGGTCCGCCTCTTCTTGGAGCGCCGGATCCCCACTTTGCTCGGTGAGTCGGAACTGATATCCCCCATGCAGCTGGCAGCGGATCTCGGCAACGTTTCCATCGGAGAGTTGCAGAAGATCACTCGCGAGGTAGGTGGCATCCCGCTCTTCGAGACGAAGACGGACGAGTTTGACGACACCACCTACGGGCTGACACACGCCTTCCGCTCGGATCTGTGCGGTGCCTTCGGCTCTACGGGCGGGCTTGATCTCAAGCAGATCCAGATCAAACTGCTTCTCAAGCCGCGCGAGGAGCAGAACCTCATCGCCAGCGGGCTGGCCAACGTGCTGCGGCACAAGGGCTACACCCAAGTCGCGCCGAGGCTCGTCCGTCTGGGGGAGTTCCCATCCGAAGCCCACGCCCATCACCAGACGCCCATCCGGGGCTTCATCATGCAGGTTCAGATTCCGGACACCACTATTGACGTCCCGGTGCTCGTCACGGGCCTGTGCGGTGTCGCGCCCCCGTCGGCGATGATCGAGCGCATTGCCCGGGGGCTGGCTGACCGGGAATGGTTGTTCGCCTACATGCTGTACGCCAACGAGGATCTGTTCTGGGATGACTGGCTCCACGGGGAGGCGGCCCGGCAGCTTCCAGCAGATCTGCACGAGAAGGCCTCCCGGATCCGGACGCTGAACCCTTCCGAGAAGCTCGTTTCCCCCTCGGCGGTTGAACAGGCGCATCCGCCCGGCGTGGCGGCGGCCATTTTCTTCGCCCACCTTATTGGCGCCGGCCAGCAATACTCCGAGGGCAAGCTCCCTCCGGAGGAGATTGCCCCCATCATCGAAGGTACTGTCGCGGAGATGAACGAGGCACTCCCCCAGCTTCGGGATGTGCGTTACCTCCCCTCCGAGTCTGAGCGGAAGCTCCTGGACAACTCCTGCTGGGACAATGCCTCGGCGGAGAACGGGCTCACCCTCAAACAGATCAGCGAGGCCACGCAGGAGAGGCTGACGGGCACCAGCCTCGAGAACCTGCTGGGGGGCTACCTGGAGAAGCGCGGGGGCCTCTACTTCCGCAACAAGAGCGCTGGCTTCCCCATCTTCAGCGTAGTCCGCGACGTGCTGAAGGCTCGGCAGCGGTGCTCTATGGACGCGCTGATCGAGGAGGTCCGCAGCGCGGAGATCTTCGTTGGCGGCGGCGACCGGCTGCGGATCAATGTCGAATGGATCGTGGAGAAGCTCAAAACCGCAGGGTTGGCCCGGCGTGAGCAATCGGAACTGCTCTTCGTTGACCTCACCAAGGCGCTCAAGGAGAAGGACCAGAAGTACAAGTCGCAACTGCAGGTATTCACGAAGCGGATCGCCCAAATCGAGCAGTACGAATCGAGCCGCGCCGAGCCCTTGCAACGGAGCCTCGAGGACATCCGGAAGCGAAAGACGCCGGACGCGAGCCTCTCCGAACGCAGCGAACAACTCGATGAACTCCTGCTGGACCTAGAGCAACTGTCCGGACGCATCGCCGACGAAGAGCAGGCGATCGTGACCGACAAGCAGACGTACATCAACTACTTCACCGGGGAGCTCGCGGAGCTGAAGCGGCTCAGGGAAGGGCTGGCGCCAGAGTGGCAGAACCGGGCATTCACCGAAGAGGAATACCTGGACGCCGACAACCTCTTTGAGACATTCCGGAAGAACCTCGAAACACCGGTGGGCAACAACCAGCGCAATGTCATCATGCGCGAGCGGCGCTCCCTGCAGAATCGGATCGACGCACTGAGAGCCCGGGCCCAGGGCAAGGCCGCTGCCGCGCCCGAGGATCCATCCTCGCAGATCGTTAACCGCATCCTGTCGAAGCAGCCGTTCGACCGGCTGGTCGTCACCGTGGAGGAAGTCTAGATGCGCTCGATCGGACGCGAAAAGGAGTTGGAGCGGGTACTCGCCCAGATCGCGCGGCGGGTGGATGCCCAGGGCAACCGGATCACCTCGCCAGCGGCGACCTCGATGGGCTCGCAGGTCCACATCTCCGTGGAAGCCCCTCCGCGAGGAGGCCTCTCCCTCTTCCTGGAGGACGCGAAGGAGACCCTCGCGCAAAGGCCGGGCTTGTATCCCGTGCTGGTGACCGTGCAGGACAGCTCCCGTCCTCAGGACGCGCTGCGCCTCGCACTTGAGGAAATTGCCCGGGCTGCGGGAGTCCCGCATCCCTCGGACACCACCAACCTGAGCCTCTTCCAGCTCTGCGAGCAACTCTGGGAGAGCCAGAAGCGGGTCGCCGTCCTCATGCTGGACGTCACCCAGGCGCTGGAGCAACTGCACGGCAACGAGAGCCTTCGCCAGAAGGCGTCTTCGAACGCGCTGCTGCAACGTCTGCGCATCCTCGTCAACGACATGGAGGACAAGCAGCCGACTCTCGCGGCGATCGTCGGCTGGCGCAACGATTTCCGCGAGCGCAGCATCGAGTGGAAGGCCCAGGACGTGGAGATGCGCTACTACCCGCACATCACGCTCTGGCCCGACTTCAAGCAAGAGGACGCGTGGCCCCTGTTCGAATCCATTCTGCGCGCTCAGGGTTACACGAACATCGACGGCCACTATCCCGGCTTCTGCCGCACCGGGCTGACGGTTGGTGACATCCTCGAGGAACTGAAGCAGACGGGTGCGCACCGGGTGGATGGCCCCCTGCTTCTCTCCACGCTGAACCGAAAAAAGCCTCTGGAGCAGGACGTGGCGACAGTCCCCTCGGATCTGCTCGTGGCGCTCTGCCTGCAAGATGCCCGGATCGGCCCCTCGCATCCGCTCCACGAGAAGATCTCGTCCCCTGCGGTCAAACCGTTCGTCAATCCGGAGAGGACCGAGCAGGACGAGGTAGTCTATGTGGCTAACGAGGACCTGTACCGGGCGGCCCACGTGCTGCCAAACCGGTTTCTCATCTCCACTGTCCGCGACTACCAGCGGCGGTTCGAGGATCGCGATCCGGAGTTCGCTCTGGAGTTGCTGGCAGGACTGCCGCCCGCGCTCACCGGCGTCGCGGCCCCGGAGGTCCCTCAGAAGCTCGGGGGCTACGCGAAGATCGCCTTCAACTTGCCGTCCGATCTCGTGCCGCCTGGGCTGAAGGAGATGCGGGTCACTGCCTACTGCACGCTGGCCAGCGAGATCAGCAACGACCTGAAGACCGACCTCATCGCCCAGTTGAACGCCACCGAGAGTACCCCGCTTTCACGGGCGACCCAATGCGTGCTCGTGCTGCACTCCGAGGCGGGACAGGACAGCCAGCTCCACGCGGCCGTCCTGTCCTCGCCTCGGCCCGATTGGCGGATCCTCCAACTCAAAAAGGGGCGGCTCACCAAGGACGAGGCCGCAGCGCTCTGCACCATCGACATCAAGGCCGAGCAGGCCACAGAGCTCGCCTTCAAGAAGGTGGATCCTTCGCGGCAGTCCAAGGATCTCTCCACCTACCTGCAGCGCCAGATCCGGACGCGCTTCAACAGCCTGCTGGGCAAGTACCCCGCCTTGGACAGTCAAGCCTTCGACGGGCAGCACCTGCCACGGTTGATGGTGGAGAGTCACACCTTCGTGGACCTCGCCACCTCGGGGGATGACGTCTCAGAGACCGCCATCAAGGTGCTCGAAAACCTGCAGGTGGTGGAGCGCAAAACCAGGAAGGAACTGTGTTGGGCGTTCGAGAAAGACATGCTCCTCAAGAACCTGCTCGATCGGGCGTCGCACGCGGCCGGGAACTTGAGCGAGGAGATGTCGAGGCTCTACACCTTCGATCCCCGGAACTGGCCGTCCATCGCCGCCGCGCTCGCCACGGCGTATTCCGACTTTCTTGAGCCGCAGGGCTCCACCCTCCGGGAGAAGCCGCCACAGAACTCGCTCACCCAGCGCGTCCGGATCGCCTTCACCCGTCTCGATCCCCTACTCCAGGAACTGCGGGACCTGAGCGCGCAGGGCAAGGCTGTCACCCTTGAGCACGAACGCGAGGAGCTCGATTCGCAGCTCACCTCCGCGCAGAACATTTCCAGCATCGAGTTGATCTGTGAGGAGACGCTCGCCCTCGTGGAGAAGGGAAAACGAGCCGTCGAGGAGACTCAAGAGCGCCGGGACCAGTTGGTGACACAACTTCAGAGCGACTACAACGAACTGGAGCGACGAGCGCCCGACCCCTCGCTCTCCAATATGCGCTCGGAGCTCTCGAAGAAGGCCAAGCAGATTCTGGCCAGGCAGCCTCCCCTGCTCGCCGAACTGGAGGAGATCCAGCGCAGCTTCGAGACCTACCGGGCCAAGGCGCGCGCGGTCCAGGAGAAGCTCCAGACCAACCTCCAGGATGCCGCTCTTCTGCGCCAGCACATCCAGGCCCGCCGAACCACGCTAGAGAACCTTGAGAAGCAGGCTGCTGCGCTCGATGGAGAGGCCCATCACCGGATCCAAGAAGCGCTGAGGTCCATCCACCAACAACTCGACGAGCTCCATTCCCAGCTCGGCGATGAGAAGAAGCACCCCAGCATTCCGCCCGATGCGCGGGAGAAAGAGCTGATCACCATCCGCACGGCCCTGGACACGCTCGCCAGCCAACTGCAGGAGCGCTCCCGCTGGATGGTGGCTCCACGAAAGGCTCCTGCGCCCAGGCCTGCGACGAGCCCTCAGCCGGCTCCCCCAAGCAGCGCCGCGCCTCAGCCCTCGGCGGGCGGGGGGATGTCCACGCAACCCTCGGCTCTTCCCCCTCAGGCGTCCCCTGCTCCTCGCGACGACACGCACCGGCCTGAAACGTCGGCGCCCCCCGTCGTGGCCGCTCCGGCCTCCGGACTCCCGAAGCAGCTTCCCTCCTCTCCGCCCGTCATGCCCGTGGCAGGCACCGCGCCCACTCCGCCGCCCAACCCGGCGACTATGGCCGCGCCGCCCTTTGTGCCCCAGGGCATCGCGGCCGCGCCACCGCCCGAGACTGGCTCTCAGGCGTCGCAATCGCCGATTGCGCCTGTCCCCGAGCTTCCCCAAGCGCCTCCAGAAACCCGGCCTGCGGCTCCGCGTGAGCGGCGAACCCTCACCTTCATGCCCACCCCCGAAGACCTGCGCGTGCTCGCGGAGTTCCTGGACACCCAACCTCACATCGTCCACTTCAACTTCGAGCCTCCCCAAAGCTGATGCGTCCCCTCAACGAATACACCGCCATTCGTGAGCGGGCAGGACGGATGCTCGAGGTTCTCATCGAGAAACAGCATTACGACGGGCTGTGCGCCGATCTGCTGTACGTGCTCGACGAGGAGTGCCGCCAGCGGCTCAACGCGGGAGCGAGCGAAGTCTTCGGCTCCGTCAAGAGCCTCTGGGAGCCCTTTCTGGACGCGATCCGCACCATTGCGCCGGAGATCGGCCTCACCGCCGGAGTGAGTAATGCCCGCCTCCTTCAGGAAGAACTCTTCCAGATGATCCTGCGCCGGATGGTGAAGGAAGGAGACCTCATCTTCGCCAGCGACCGCCAGCGGGCGCGCAGCCGGGCGCTGGAAGTGGCTCACTACCTGCGTAACCTCCGCCAGCGAACTGCCCTCAAGGAGCAGAGCGGCTTCCGCCCTCGGCTCGTCGAGATGATGAAGGTCGAGGTCCGCAAGCGGGAACGTCCTGTCCGCGCCCGCACACTCGACGAGTTGCTGGATGCCCTGTCTGAGCTGGAGTACGAGCAGACCGCCGACCATCTCGAGGCGCTCCCGCCACTCCAGAAGTTGGAGGAGCTCAAGGAGGCATTCGGGGCGTTCCTGCAGCGCGCCCTCCCCTCCCCTCAGTTCGCGGACTTCCAGATGCGCGCTTTCGAGCAACTCGTCACGGAGGCCTTCCTTAAGCAGAACGCGGAGCCCAAGGCCGCCGTGATCGCCGCGGGCACGGGCTTTGGAAAGACCGAGGCCTTCCTCCTGCCCATCCTCTTCTACAGCGCCTATGCCCGGCTGCTGAAGCAGCACAACGTGCGGGAGGAGGGCGACCAGGACACCTCGGGCATCGACGCCCTGCTGCTCTATCCCCGCGTCGATCTCTGCGACAACCAAGCCGAGCGGCTCCTGGGGTACCTGTACCACCTCAACGCCGTTCTCCTCGAGAAGTTCGGCAAGGAGGCGTTGGGCGGGCCCCTGCGCCTAGCCCTCGCGCACGGCCGCATCAACGATACCTTCCGCATCCGCTGCCCGGCCTGTCTCAAGGAGGAAAAGGTCGCCGGCGTGGCCTGGACGGAGAATGACAAGAACAAGGCCTTCATCCGGCCGAAGTTCCGGGACACGGACAGGGTCGAAAGCTTCTTCTGCGATCGCAAGCTGGAGCACCAGCACGTCGCGGACATGCTCGTCTTTCAGGTGTACCGCGAATCGCGCGACGCGGATCTGTTGATCACCACCGTGGACACGCTGCACCGTCGGCTGATGGACCATCACGGCGAGGCTTCGATCTTCAAATCACGCAAGCTGCCGCCGCGCTTCGTGGTCCTCGACGAGATGCACATCTACGAGGGACAGCACGGCGCGCACGTGGCGAACATCCTCCGCCGCTGCCGCCAGCGCATCTCCCATATGCGCCACGCCATCACAGTGCCGCCTCTCTTCATCGGGGCTTCGGCCACGGCCGGAAGCCCCGAGCAGCTAGCCGCGCGCATGTTTGGCGTGCCCTTGGACAAGATCCAGCTCATCCAACCGGGCAGCGACGAGAAGAAGACGCAGGGGCTGGAGTACTTCTTTTTCCTGCGCTCGCCGGGGAACCGACTCGTCGAGGAGCGGCTTCCTCCCGCAGTCCTCGCGGACGAAGCCCCGGACGATGATACGCAGGACGACTTCCCCGTCCCTTCCCAGCCCCCATCCCCGAGCCACTTCGTCTCCGAGCGGGCGACGATGCTCCAGGCCGCCTTTGCGCTCCAGCACACGATGAAAGCACCGGGCCGGGTAGGGGCCAAGAGGAGGACGCTCGGCTTCGTCGACTCAGTGGACAGCGCCCAGCGTCTCGGCAGCCAACTCGATGACGCCGAGTGGCAGGACTTCGGTCAGGGAGCGATCGCGCGCAAGGGCGCACCGCCGGCGGGCCACCAGAAACCCCCGCTCTACGCCTACCGGCTGCCCGTGGGACGCCCCGGCGCGGGCTTGGCGGATCTGACCAACGCAATCCAGGCCTCGGGGGCGGAGATTTCCCGGGGCCTGGCGGCACCCTCCTCGTTCGCATTGCCACAACTCGGGGTGGGTTGCATCCGCCAGTCCTTGCGCGACTGCCATCAACCTCCCCACCACCTCCTCGAGCGCTGCCAGCGCTACGAGCAGGGCGAGTGCTGGTTCGCCATGGCCCACTCTGGCGAGGAGGGGCTGCGTCCCATCCCCATCCAGACACACCGCTCGGGCCGCCGGGGCTGGGGAGACGCTCAGCGGCGGTGGGAGGACATCGACAAGGATCAATGGCGGCTACTCATCACCACCTCGGCGCTCGAGGTTGGCTTCGATCACCCCGAGATCATCGCGACGTGGCAGCATCATGCTCCTCCGAGCGTGGCCTCCTTCGTGCAGCGAAAGGGGCGCGGCGGACGTGGGCTGCGCGACTACCCCATCACGATGATGGTGTTGGGACCGAACGCGGATGACACCTACACCTTCCAGAACCACTTGAAGTTCGTGGACTCGGCCGACTTCAGCAACTACGTCGACGAGGAGAACCCGAGCGTGCGGATGCAGCACGTCTTCTCGGCGGTCCTGGACTGGTGCGCTTCCCAGCAAGGCTACCAACAGGTCTACACCACGTATGAATTCGAACCGCTGTTGAAAGCCCTCCGTCAAACAGAGGTGCGCGACTGGGTCAGCGGCTGCCTCGACATGCGGAGCAAGGCGATCCACGACATCCTTACCGCGCTCCATGCGTACGTGGCGGAAGTCTGGCATGCGCCGCTCGATCCCTCCGGCAAGGAGTTCCTGGGCGGAGATTCGGTGCGGCCCAGCGATCTGTTCAAACCCACCGCCGCCCGGAAGATCGGCGTCTGGAAGGACCGGCTCCGGTCCCGCACGGACGTCGAACGCACGCGACAGTGGTTGGATGCGGCCGAACGCTTCTTCGAGGGTGGCGATAAGCGCATGCGCAACGTGGTGGACTTCTGCCAGTACGTCCCCGACGCCCTGCTCAAGAACCCGGATATGCACATTCCGGCCACGACGCTCTCGACGCCAGTGGGACGGTATGTAGACATGCTGGAGCGGCCCCAGGGGCGGCCGCTGCGCTGGGTTGCCCAGGAGCCCACAGAGTTCGCGCTGCGGGCATTCCTCCCCGGCGGCTTCAAGGCCCGCTACGACGGGCAACTGTGGATGGCTCCCTGGCAGCCCTCCGCCAACCTCGTGACTACGGGCAATGTCACCTGGGCGGCCACGCGCGCCCAGATCCACGAACTCTACAAGCCGGGCAATCCCATCACTCTGATCGATCTCCTCAAGGAGGCGAACCTCGAAGAGGGCACCCAGCGCCAGATTCTCTCGGCTGCGGGAGAGGACAGCGTGGTCGTGTTCCCCGCGGGCCTGGAGATCCGGCCGCTCGGCAGGCAGATGTCCCGCTCGTTCCAACTCGACGAGACAACGAAGACGATCGTCCCCACCAAGCCCCAGGGCGCCACCGGCACGTACACCCTGCTATCCCGGGATCCGAACGTCACCCCACGCACGGTCGTCATTCCCCGGCGGAGCCAGAATCGGCGGCTCGTGGTCTCGTCTGGAACCGGGCTGCTGACGTCCATCTCCTTTCATGAGTCGTTCCGGCTCGTCGTGGCGTACTACGCCAACCTGGTCCACTGCTACCCGAAGGACGATGAGGTCCGGACAATCGTTGTGCGCTTTCAGGACGAGACGGTTTCGAAGCCGCTAGTGGCGGCCATGGAGGTACGCAGCCAGTGCGTGGAGTTCGTCATGCGCTGCCGCGAGGAACGCCTGCGCGGCTGGAGCGCGGCCCAGCGCGCCCGAGCCTTCTGGAGACGCGTCTCCTCCGAAGCGCTCGAGGTGCTCGTCGTCCGGCGGGGACTCCTGCCGAACATGTACCTGTTGCCAGGAATGATCGATCTGTTGCGTTGGGCGGAGGCCAAGCGCCGGGGCCGGGTGGGTGCCTTCTCCGAGCGCCCACCAACGGACGCGGAACTGCGCGAGGCCTTCACCCAGCCTCTTCCCGGACAGCAGGAGATGGCACGGCTTATCGTGCAAACCTCGGCGCCCCTGGCCCAGGTGCTCCAGGAGGCCGCGACGTGGACGGACGCCCATGGCGCCCGCTTCACGCTCGCAGACAGTCTCGCGGTGGCCCTGGCACGCGCGCTGGGCAGCCATATCAACGTCTCGCCCAGGGCCCTGCGTAGGTTCGTCGACGTCCGAGGCGCGGACATCCACGTGATGCTGTACGACGACATCGACGGTGGGAGCGGCAACGCCCGGCGCATCGCCGAGGAGTTCAGCCGGTGGAGCCCGGAGCGTCTCTGGCAGGGAGTGGAGCGCGCCTTGGACTGCCCAGCTGCGG
It encodes:
- a CDS encoding DEAD/DEAH box helicase, with protein sequence MLEVLIEKQHYDGLCADLLYVLDEECRQRLNAGASEVFGSVKSLWEPFLDAIRTIAPEIGLTAGVSNARLLQEELFQMILRRMVKEGDLIFASDRQRARSRALEVAHYLRNLRQRTALKEQSGFRPRLVEMMKVEVRKRERPVRARTLDELLDALSELEYEQTADHLEALPPLQKLEELKEAFGAFLQRALPSPQFADFQMRAFEQLVTEAFLKQNAEPKAAVIAAGTGFGKTEAFLLPILFYSAYARLLKQHNVREEGDQDTSGIDALLLYPRVDLCDNQAERLLGYLYHLNAVLLEKFGKEALGGPLRLALAHGRINDTFRIRCPACLKEEKVAGVAWTENDKNKAFIRPKFRDTDRVESFFCDRKLEHQHVADMLVFQVYRESRDADLLITTVDTLHRRLMDHHGEASIFKSRKLPPRFVVLDEMHIYEGQHGAHVANILRRCRQRISHMRHAITVPPLFIGASATAGSPEQLAARMFGVPLDKIQLIQPGSDEKKTQGLEYFFFLRSPGNRLVEERLPPAVLADEAPDDDTQDDFPVPSQPPSPSHFVSERATMLQAAFALQHTMKAPGRVGAKRRTLGFVDSVDSAQRLGSQLDDAEWQDFGQGAIARKGAPPAGHQKPPLYAYRLPVGRPGAGLADLTNAIQASGAEISRGLAAPSSFALPQLGVGCIRQSLRDCHQPPHHLLERCQRYEQGECWFAMAHSGEEGLRPIPIQTHRSGRRGWGDAQRRWEDIDKDQWRLLITTSALEVGFDHPEIIATWQHHAPPSVASFVQRKGRGGRGLRDYPITMMVLGPNADDTYTFQNHLKFVDSADFSNYVDEENPSVRMQHVFSAVLDWCASQQGYQQVYTTYEFEPLLKALRQTEVRDWVSGCLDMRSKAIHDILTALHAYVAEVWHAPLDPSGKEFLGGDSVRPSDLFKPTAARKIGVWKDRLRSRTDVERTRQWLDAAERFFEGGDKRMRNVVDFCQYVPDALLKNPDMHIPATTLSTPVGRYVDMLERPQGRPLRWVAQEPTEFALRAFLPGGFKARYDGQLWMAPWQPSANLVTTGNVTWAATRAQIHELYKPGNPITLIDLLKEANLEEGTQRQILSAAGEDSVVVFPAGLEIRPLGRQMSRSFQLDETTKTIVPTKPQGATGTYTLLSRDPNVTPRTVVIPRRSQNRRLVVSSGTGLLTSISFHESFRLVVAYYANLVHCYPKDDEVRTIVVRFQDETVSKPLVAAMEVRSQCVEFVMRCREERLRGWSAAQRARAFWRRVSSEALEVLVVRRGLLPNMYLLPGMIDLLRWAEAKRRGRVGAFSERPPTDAELREAFTQPLPGQQEMARLIVQTSAPLAQVLQEAATWTDAHGARFTLADSLAVALARALGSHINVSPRALRRFVDVRGADIHVMLYDDIDGGSGNARRIAEEFSRWSPERLWQGVERALDCPAAGMDAAVATALSSRLSPDILSTMAHRNQLPEEWTAHLASPARARHRLRHLLETPALAAFYLYAHEEWRLLQEQLSAPPPHCAFVERIHCAPALDPRAEALRQQFLRRQDGLAELPARLQEMEPLCVAGCPECLTGALFEEERFIDRTFLQKLLTERTE